Proteins found in one Panicum hallii strain FIL2 chromosome 4, PHallii_v3.1, whole genome shotgun sequence genomic segment:
- the LOC112890992 gene encoding indole-3-glycerol phosphate synthase, chloroplastic-like isoform X1: MESALVSRSVGSSFAAGAAAPRGCLPRPSRVATLSRARARPLRAGPKDSILEVLAQDDMLNAAELVQWENGKSVNSIAASQGIRIRRHCRPTASLKEIEEELGAPHNVLEKIIWDKEIEVAEGLAKKPLKEVMEAAAKAPPSRDFYGALEAAYKRNGVPALIAEVKKASPSRGVLRENFNPVEIAKSYEKNGAACLSILTDEKYFQGSFENLEKVRASGVKCPLLCKEFVIDKWQIYNARSKGADAVLLIAAVLPDLDIKYFLRICKELGMTALIEVHDEREMERVLNINGVKLIGINNRSLETFVVDTANTKMLLEKHGDSIREKGILVVGESGLFTPDDVAYVQNAGVSAVLVGESLVKQEDPGRAIAGLFGKELVH; encoded by the exons ATGGAGTCCGCCCTCGTCTCGCGATCCGTCGGGTCCTccttcgccgccggcgccgctgccCCCAGGGGTTGTTTGCCCCGGCCCTCGCGCGTCGCCACCctctcccgcgcccgcgcccgcccgctcCGCGCCGGCCCCAAG GACTCAATTCTTGAGGTGCTGGCACAGGACGATATGCTGAACGCGGCGGAGCTGGTCCAGTGGGAGAACGGCAAGTCGGTCAACAGCATTGCAGCTAGCCAGGGGATCCGCATCCGCAGGCACTGCCGCCCCACTGCCTCCTTGAAGGAGATAGAGGAGGAGCTGGGGGCACCTCACAACGTCCTAGAGAAGATCATCTGGGACAAGGAGATTGAAGTGGCTGAG GGGCTTGCGAAGAAGCCTCTGAAGGAGGTGATGGAGGCTGCAGCGAAGGCCCCTCCTTCAAGAGACTTCTATGGCGCTTTAGAAGCTGCCTATAAGCGTAATGGGGTGCCTGCACTGATTGCTGAGGTCAAGAAAGCATCCCCGAGCAGGGGTGTGCTCAGGGAGAACTTTAATCCT GTTGAAATTGCTAAATCTTATGAGAAGAATGGGGCTGCATGTTTGAGCATCTTGACTGATGAGAAGTACTTTCAG GGGAGCTTTGAGAATCTTGAGAAAGTGCGCGCCTCAGGAGTGAAG TGCCCTCTTCTCTGCAAAGAATTTGTCATCGATAAGTGGCAAATCTATAACGCTCGATCAAAGGGCGCAGATGCAGTCTTGCTAATTGCTGCTGTGCTACCTGATCTCGACATAAAGTACTTTCTTCGGATATGCAAAGAGTTGGGAATGACAGCTCTTATTGAG GTTCATGATGAAAGAGAGATGGAGCGTGTGCTGAATATAAATGGAGTTAAGCTTATCGGCATCAATAATCGCAGCCTTG AGACATTTGTTGTTGATACCGCAAACACCAAGATGTTGCTCGAGAAGCATGGGGATAGCATCAGGGAGAAGGGAATTTTG GTTGTCGGTGAATCTGGGCTGTTTACCCCGGATGATGTTGCTTATGTGCAGAATGCTGGTGTTTCTGCT GTTTTGGTTGGAGAATCCCTGGTGAAGCAAGAGGACCCTGGACGAGCCATCGCTGGGCTGTTTGGGAAAGAACTGGTGCATTGA
- the LOC112890992 gene encoding indole-3-glycerol phosphate synthase, chloroplastic-like isoform X2, whose protein sequence is MESALVSRSVGSSFAAGAAAPRGCLPRPSRVATLSRARARPLRAGPKDDMLNAAELVQWENGKSVNSIAASQGIRIRRHCRPTASLKEIEEELGAPHNVLEKIIWDKEIEVAEGLAKKPLKEVMEAAAKAPPSRDFYGALEAAYKRNGVPALIAEVKKASPSRGVLRENFNPVEIAKSYEKNGAACLSILTDEKYFQGSFENLEKVRASGVKCPLLCKEFVIDKWQIYNARSKGADAVLLIAAVLPDLDIKYFLRICKELGMTALIEVHDEREMERVLNINGVKLIGINNRSLETFVVDTANTKMLLEKHGDSIREKGILVVGESGLFTPDDVAYVQNAGVSAVLVGESLVKQEDPGRAIAGLFGKELVH, encoded by the exons ATGGAGTCCGCCCTCGTCTCGCGATCCGTCGGGTCCTccttcgccgccggcgccgctgccCCCAGGGGTTGTTTGCCCCGGCCCTCGCGCGTCGCCACCctctcccgcgcccgcgcccgcccgctcCGCGCCGGCCCCAAG GACGATATGCTGAACGCGGCGGAGCTGGTCCAGTGGGAGAACGGCAAGTCGGTCAACAGCATTGCAGCTAGCCAGGGGATCCGCATCCGCAGGCACTGCCGCCCCACTGCCTCCTTGAAGGAGATAGAGGAGGAGCTGGGGGCACCTCACAACGTCCTAGAGAAGATCATCTGGGACAAGGAGATTGAAGTGGCTGAG GGGCTTGCGAAGAAGCCTCTGAAGGAGGTGATGGAGGCTGCAGCGAAGGCCCCTCCTTCAAGAGACTTCTATGGCGCTTTAGAAGCTGCCTATAAGCGTAATGGGGTGCCTGCACTGATTGCTGAGGTCAAGAAAGCATCCCCGAGCAGGGGTGTGCTCAGGGAGAACTTTAATCCT GTTGAAATTGCTAAATCTTATGAGAAGAATGGGGCTGCATGTTTGAGCATCTTGACTGATGAGAAGTACTTTCAG GGGAGCTTTGAGAATCTTGAGAAAGTGCGCGCCTCAGGAGTGAAG TGCCCTCTTCTCTGCAAAGAATTTGTCATCGATAAGTGGCAAATCTATAACGCTCGATCAAAGGGCGCAGATGCAGTCTTGCTAATTGCTGCTGTGCTACCTGATCTCGACATAAAGTACTTTCTTCGGATATGCAAAGAGTTGGGAATGACAGCTCTTATTGAG GTTCATGATGAAAGAGAGATGGAGCGTGTGCTGAATATAAATGGAGTTAAGCTTATCGGCATCAATAATCGCAGCCTTG AGACATTTGTTGTTGATACCGCAAACACCAAGATGTTGCTCGAGAAGCATGGGGATAGCATCAGGGAGAAGGGAATTTTG GTTGTCGGTGAATCTGGGCTGTTTACCCCGGATGATGTTGCTTATGTGCAGAATGCTGGTGTTTCTGCT GTTTTGGTTGGAGAATCCCTGGTGAAGCAAGAGGACCCTGGACGAGCCATCGCTGGGCTGTTTGGGAAAGAACTGGTGCATTGA